A stretch of Lactuca sativa cultivar Salinas chromosome 6, Lsat_Salinas_v11, whole genome shotgun sequence DNA encodes these proteins:
- the LOC111918107 gene encoding protein RGF1 INDUCIBLE TRANSCRIPTION FACTOR 1: protein MGAGGPDEEENKWPPWLKPLLRESFFVQCKLHADSHKSECNMYCLDCMNGPLCSLCLNHHKDHRAIQIRRSSYHDVIRVNEIQKHLDITSVQTYVINSAKVVFLNERPQPRPGKGVTNTCEVCERSLLDSFRFCSLGCKIAGTSSNFERKRKISPENKHLITAMSDSEDSYSSSSHGRRRSNYNGRIHIQSFTPSTPPPTAASFRTAKRRKGIPHRAPMGGLIIEY, encoded by the exons ATG GGTGCTGGAGGACCTGATGAAGAAGAGAACAAATGGCCTCCATGGTTGAAGCCATTGCTTCGTGAAAGCTTCTTTGTTCAATGCAAATTACACGCGGATTCGCACAAGTCTGAATGTAATATGTACTGCTTGGATTGCATGAATGGTCCTCTCTGTTCTCTCTGTCTTAATCACCATAAGGACCACCGCGCCATTCAG ATTCGAAGGTCGTCATATCACGATGTGATTAGGGTAAATGAGATTCAGAAACACTTGGACATAACTTCAGTACAGACGTACGTAATCAACAGTGCGAAGGTGGTGTTCTTGAATGAACGGCCGCAGCCGCGGCCGGGAAAAGGCGTTACGAATACTTGTGAAGTATGTGAGCGTAGTCTTCTCGATTCCTTCCGTTTCTGCTCACTTGGGTGTAAG ATTGCAGGGACATCGAGTAATTtcgagaggaagaggaagatttCGCCGGAGAATAAACATTTGATAACGGCAATGTCGGATTCGGAGGATTCTTACAGCAGTAGCAGCCACGGACGGCGGAGGAGTAACTATAATGGAAGAATTCACATTCAGAGCTTTACTCCGTCAACGCCACCGCCGACGGCGGCCAGCTTCAGGACGGCAAAGAGAAGAAAGGGTATTCCTCACAGAGCACCAATGGGAGGACTAATCATAGAATACTAA